GGCCCGGGGGACGAGGTGATCGTGCCGTCGTTCACGTTCGCCGCCACCGCCAACTCCGTGGCGCTGACCGGGGCTACGCCGGTGTTCGCCGACATCGAGCCCGACCACTTCTGCCTGGATCCCGCGGCGGTCGAGGCCGCGGTGACCGCGCGCACGGTCGGGATCATGCCGGTGCACCTCTACGGCCACCCGGCGAACCTGACCGCGTTGACGCAGGTCGCCGACCGCTACGGGCTGGGAATCTTCGAGGACGCCTGTCAAGCCCACCTTGCGCGCTGGGGCGGGCGTCCGGTCGGCGCCTTCGGCACCTTCGGCGCGTTCAGCTTCTACCCCACCAAGAACATGACCACCGGTGAGGGCGGCATGGTGGTGTGCGCGGACGAGAACCTCGCCCGCACGGTCCGCCTGCTGCGCAACCAGGGCATGGAACGCAGGTACGAGAACGAGCTCGTCGGCTTCAACGCCCGGATGACCGACGTGGCGGCCGCGATCGGGCGGGTCCAGCTGGCCCGGGTCGAGGGCTGGACCAAGCAGCGCCGGTCCAACGCCGGCTACCTCGACGCCCACCTGGCCGGGGTCGCCGGGCTCGTCACTCCGCCGGTCGCGGGGGACGCCGAGCACGTCTACCACCAGTACACCGTGCGGGTGCCCGACCGGGACGGCGTGCAGGCGCGCCTCGCCCAGGCGGGGGTGGGCACCGGTGTCTACTACCCGATCCCGAACCACCGGCTTCCGTCGTACGCCGAAGGCTCCGGACGTGGCGTCGACCTGCCGGAGACCGAGCGGGCCTGCCGGGAGGCGATCTCGCTGCCGGTGCACCCGGGCCTGTCCGACCGTGAGCTCGCCCAGGTCGCGGCCGAGGTGACCAGGGCGGTGTCGCGATGAGCGCGCTACGGGCCGGGCTGCTGGGCCTGGGCATGATGGGCCGCCACCACGCCCGGGTGCTGCGGTCGCTGGAGGGCGTGGAGCTGGTCGCGGTCGCCGACCCCGGCGGTGACCCGCACGGTGTGGCCGGCGGCCTGGACGTGCTGCCGGACGCGGAGAAGCTGATCACCGCCGGCATCGACCTGTGTGTGGTCGCCGTACCCACCGCGTTCCACGAGGAGGTGGGCCTGGTGCTCGCCGCCGCCGGTGTGCACGCGCTGGTGGAGAAGCCGCTGGCCAGCACGGTGGAGGGCGCGGAGAAGCTGGCCGCGGCGTTCGAGGCGCAGGGGCTGGTCGGCTGTGTCGGGCACATCGAGCGCTACAACCCGGCGCTGCAGAACCTCCGGGCCCGCCTCGACCACGGCGAGCTCGGCGAGATCTACCAGGTGATCACCCGCCGGCAGGGGCCGTTCCCCAACCGCATCGCCGACGTCGGCGTGATCAAGGACCTCGCCACCCACGACATCGACTCCACCGCGTGGGTCACCCGCGGGCGTTACCGGTCGGTGTCGGCGCGGACCGCGCACAAGAGCGGCCGGAAGTACGAGGACCTGGTGGCGGTCGTCGGCCAGCTCGACGACGGCACGGTGGTCAACCACCTGGTCAACTGGCTGTCCCCGATGAAGGAACGCGTCACGGTGGTCACCGGCGAACGGGGCGCGTTCGTCGCGGACACGATCGCGGCCGACCTGACGTTCCACGCCAACGGCGTCCGCCTCCTGGAGTGGGAGACGATGGCGTCGTTTCGCGGGGTGACCGAGGGCGACATGATCCGGTACGCCATCCCCAAACCGGAACCGTTGCGCACCGAGCTCACCGCCTTCCGGGACGCGATCCTGCGCAACCGGGACGGAACCGGTGCGGCCGTGGGCACGGATCCGGACGCGGGCGGCGGCGACGTGGTGGGGATGCGGGAGGGGCTGGCGATCGTCGAGGTCGCCGAGGCGATCCTGCGTTCGGCCGCGCAGGGCCGTACGGTCGGCCTCGGCTGAACCTCCCTGCAAGGCGGGGTTGACGTGTAGCCTCGTGGTCGTGACTGCCGGGTCGGCTGTATCCAGCCATGAGCGAGTGAGGCACCCGGCCATCTCCTGATCATCGCGCGGGCCCGAGGTCCGCCCCTCCCCTCCGGCGCGAGGCGGAACCTGCGCGGAGAGGAGGTGATTGCATGTCCCGCCCTGAACATTCCAACGACGAGGCCGTCTGGGCTCGGTTCGTGGACCGGTACTCCGTCGGCGACGTGGTCGAGGGTGACGTCGTGAGCGTCGTCGCGTTCGGCGCCTTTGTCCGGATCGACGCGGTCGACGGACTGGCCCCGAAGGCGACGTGGCCGACGCTGCCCGAGGTCGGTGCCCGGGTGCCCGCGCGGATCGAGGCGATCGACGCGGACAACCACCGGTTCGCGCTGAGCCCGGCGTGATGTCTGGTACCGGCTCGTGACGTGAGTCGTGGCCGCGAGCCGGGGTGAGCGTGCCAACGGCCGCCGGGGTTCGCAGAAGACACCGCCATCGGAACCCCGGCGGTCGGGCTCCGGTGTTCTAGGGTCTCGCCCGTGAGCGAACCCTCCGAGCCCGACTACGCGCTGACCGATCCCCAGGACCTGTTGGCCGGCTTCCTCGACTACTACCGCGACGTGGTGCTCCGCAAGCTGGACGGCCTGTCCGAGGAGGAGTTGCGATCCAGCCGGCTCCCGTCGGGCTGGACGCCGCTCCAGCTGCTCAAGCACCTCACGCACGTGGAACGCCGGTGGCTGGTGTGGGGCTTTCTGGCCGAGCAGGTCGAGGACCCGTGGGCAGACGACGGCCCAGACGGGCGCTGGCGGGTCCGTCCGGAGGAGTCCGTGGACGATCTGCTGGCGGCGTTCCACGCGCAGGTGGCGCGTTCCAGGGAGATCGTGGCCGGCGGCGCGCTCTCGGACCTGTCCGCGCTCGGGGGCAGGTTTCCGGCGGACGTGGACGCCCAGCCGTCGTTGGGCTGGATCCTCTTCCACGTGCTACAGGAGTACGCCCGGCACGCCGGTCACCTCGACGTCGCCCGCGAGCTTGCCGACGGCGCCACAGGGGAGTGACGCCGTCGGCGGTGTCGCGTCACCTGTCGAGTACGCGGCTATGCGTCGGCGGTGAAGGCGTCCGCCCTGCGCAGCCAGGTCGCGGCCTCGTCAGGACGGCTCCGACGTTCCAGAACCCTGCCCAGCAACAGATGTGCGTACGGCTCGACCGGGTCCTGGTCGATCACGGCCCGCAGTTGCTCCTCGGCCCGGTTCAGCTGGGCCGAGTGGTAGTACGCCCGGGCGAGCAGCAGCCGGGCCGCGGTGTGGCGCGGGAACTCCTCCACCAGACCGGCCAGCAGTCGCGCGGACGCGATGTACCGGCGTTCGGCGAACATCAGGCCGGCGCGCTCCCACCGGTCCGCGGGCGCCTCCTCGGCCGGGGAGGCCACGCTGCCCCCGCCGGTCCCGGCGTTCTCGTCGGCCTGGTCGAAGAGGTGCAGCGCCCCGGCCCAGCGGTCGGCGGTGGCCTCGCCGTCGGGGCGAACGGTGTTGAACCTGTCGGTCATCGCAATCCTCCGGAGGGCTCGTCGGTGGCTATCAGGTCTGGTGGCTGATCGGGCCTCAGGGCGGCGAGGTACTGCTCGAACGG
This Actinopolymorpha cephalotaxi DNA region includes the following protein-coding sequences:
- a CDS encoding DegT/DnrJ/EryC1/StrS family aminotransferase, with protein sequence MPMIGADERAAVDRVLASGMLVQGREVAAFEQEFAALVDDRPCVAVNAGTSALHLGLLAAGVGPGDEVIVPSFTFAATANSVALTGATPVFADIEPDHFCLDPAAVEAAVTARTVGIMPVHLYGHPANLTALTQVADRYGLGIFEDACQAHLARWGGRPVGAFGTFGAFSFYPTKNMTTGEGGMVVCADENLARTVRLLRNQGMERRYENELVGFNARMTDVAAAIGRVQLARVEGWTKQRRSNAGYLDAHLAGVAGLVTPPVAGDAEHVYHQYTVRVPDRDGVQARLAQAGVGTGVYYPIPNHRLPSYAEGSGRGVDLPETERACREAISLPVHPGLSDRELAQVAAEVTRAVSR
- a CDS encoding Gfo/Idh/MocA family protein produces the protein MSALRAGLLGLGMMGRHHARVLRSLEGVELVAVADPGGDPHGVAGGLDVLPDAEKLITAGIDLCVVAVPTAFHEEVGLVLAAAGVHALVEKPLASTVEGAEKLAAAFEAQGLVGCVGHIERYNPALQNLRARLDHGELGEIYQVITRRQGPFPNRIADVGVIKDLATHDIDSTAWVTRGRYRSVSARTAHKSGRKYEDLVAVVGQLDDGTVVNHLVNWLSPMKERVTVVTGERGAFVADTIAADLTFHANGVRLLEWETMASFRGVTEGDMIRYAIPKPEPLRTELTAFRDAILRNRDGTGAAVGTDPDAGGGDVVGMREGLAIVEVAEAILRSAAQGRTVGLG
- a CDS encoding S1 RNA-binding domain-containing protein → MSRPEHSNDEAVWARFVDRYSVGDVVEGDVVSVVAFGAFVRIDAVDGLAPKATWPTLPEVGARVPARIEAIDADNHRFALSPA
- a CDS encoding DinB family protein; the encoded protein is MSEPSEPDYALTDPQDLLAGFLDYYRDVVLRKLDGLSEEELRSSRLPSGWTPLQLLKHLTHVERRWLVWGFLAEQVEDPWADDGPDGRWRVRPEESVDDLLAAFHAQVARSREIVAGGALSDLSALGGRFPADVDAQPSLGWILFHVLQEYARHAGHLDVARELADGATGE
- a CDS encoding tetratricopeptide repeat protein, whose protein sequence is MTDRFNTVRPDGEATADRWAGALHLFDQADENAGTGGGSVASPAEEAPADRWERAGLMFAERRYIASARLLAGLVEEFPRHTAARLLLARAYYHSAQLNRAEEQLRAVIDQDPVEPYAHLLLGRVLERRSRPDEAATWLRRADAFTADA